In the genome of Pseudomonadota bacterium, one region contains:
- the pal gene encoding peptidoglycan-associated lipoprotein Pal → MSKKFVNLFMVFFIMMLFSIFMHACTKNIVTEDKLIEPNIEELSSTDDTSVSAEDEDIRLNAEQEQVKREARLKEDALKAQKEKEEADKIEAMHRKEFEKEDVYFNYDSAVLDESAQNILKNKAVYLEKNSGISVNIEGYCDERGTNEYNLVLGEKRAQSVKNFLIKSGILFSRLKIISYGEEAPLDSGHNEASWAKNRRAHFKINYQTKNIYSQVR, encoded by the coding sequence ATGAGTAAAAAATTTGTAAATTTATTTATGGTCTTTTTTATAATGATGCTGTTTTCAATATTTATGCATGCATGCACAAAAAATATTGTAACGGAAGATAAATTAATTGAACCAAATATTGAAGAACTTAGCAGCACAGATGATACATCCGTTTCGGCAGAAGATGAAGATATTCGCCTTAATGCTGAGCAGGAACAAGTAAAAAGAGAAGCACGATTAAAAGAAGATGCCTTAAAGGCACAAAAAGAAAAAGAAGAAGCTGATAAAATAGAAGCAATGCACAGAAAGGAATTCGAGAAAGAAGATGTTTATTTCAATTATGATAGTGCGGTTCTTGATGAATCCGCACAAAATATTCTTAAAAATAAAGCTGTTTATCTTGAAAAAAATTCCGGGATTAGTGTAAATATAGAGGGGTATTGTGATGAACGTGGAACTAATGAGTATAATCTTGTATTAGGCGAAAAGCGTGCCCAAAGCGTAAAAAATTTCCTTATTAAATCAGGAATTCTTTTCTCACGTTTAAAAATAATCAGCTACGGCGAAGAAGCTCCGCTTGATTCCGGCCATAACGAAGCGTCCTGGGCAAAGAACAGAAGGGCCCATTTTAAAATAAACTATCAAACAAAAAATATTTATTCTCAAGTAAGATAA
- a CDS encoding sigma-54 dependent transcriptional regulator: MTGKSSVKILAVDDDANFLKLIRIRLELAGYEVVTAQNEDDALAKVKEMSFAISIVDLKLVHSDGISLMEEMHSINPYMPIIILTAHGSIESAVEATKKGAFNFLNKPFHPGELLLQIEKAIENQRLVSEVRWLEGLLKERYDFKNIITRSDKMLKILDLVSRIAKTDSTIHISGESGTGKELVAKAIHLASDRRDKLFVTINCAAIPETLLESELFGYEKGAFTDAKKSYAGLFVQSHQGTIFLDEIGDMALSIQAKLLRVLQEKKFYPLGSERPVKVDARVIVATNKDLETEIKNGSFREDLFYRIHVVPIELPPLRKRKEDIPLLTEHFLKEVSGRMKKDIKDISALAMQKLMLHDWPGNVRELENTIEYAVAVSQHSVISEQIILPAKTLPVEPLKPLKEAKNEFERGYLVRLLEFTKGNVSKAAELSGRYRADFYNLIKKHYLKPEQFKTPTKKK, encoded by the coding sequence ATGACCGGCAAATCTTCTGTAAAGATATTGGCAGTGGATGATGATGCAAACTTTTTAAAACTTATCAGAATAAGGCTTGAGCTGGCAGGCTATGAAGTAGTTACGGCTCAAAACGAAGATGACGCGTTAGCCAAAGTTAAAGAAATGTCATTTGCCATTTCCATTGTTGACCTCAAGCTCGTTCACAGTGATGGAATATCTTTGATGGAAGAAATGCATTCGATCAATCCCTATATGCCAATTATAATTCTTACTGCTCACGGAAGTATCGAAAGTGCTGTGGAGGCCACGAAAAAGGGTGCTTTCAACTTTCTTAATAAACCCTTTCATCCGGGAGAGCTTTTATTGCAGATAGAAAAAGCGATAGAAAACCAAAGGCTTGTTTCAGAGGTAAGATGGCTTGAGGGACTTTTAAAAGAAAGATATGATTTCAAGAATATTATTACAAGGTCTGACAAAATGTTGAAAATTCTTGATCTGGTATCACGTATTGCCAAAACCGATTCCACAATTCACATCTCAGGAGAAAGCGGTACGGGCAAGGAGTTGGTTGCAAAAGCAATCCATCTTGCCAGCGATAGAAGAGATAAACTATTTGTTACTATCAATTGTGCAGCCATTCCTGAAACCCTTTTGGAGAGCGAACTTTTCGGTTATGAAAAAGGGGCATTTACTGATGCAAAAAAAAGCTATGCCGGATTATTTGTCCAATCTCATCAAGGAACCATTTTCCTCGATGAAATCGGAGACATGGCTCTATCTATTCAAGCAAAACTTCTCAGGGTTCTTCAGGAAAAGAAGTTTTATCCATTGGGCAGCGAAAGGCCGGTAAAGGTGGATGCCAGGGTCATTGTAGCTACTAACAAGGACTTGGAGACTGAGATTAAAAACGGCTCCTTTCGTGAAGATCTCTTCTATAGAATACATGTAGTTCCTATCGAACTTCCTCCCTTGCGTAAAAGAAAAGAGGACATACCCCTTCTAACTGAACATTTCCTTAAGGAAGTTAGCGGGAGGATGAAAAAGGATATAAAAGACATATCCGCTTTGGCTATGCAAAAACTTATGCTTCATGACTGGCCCGGAAATGTGCGGGAACTGGAGAACACAATCGAGTACGCAGTGGCAGTAAGCCAGCATAGTGTCATAAGTGAACAGATTATTCTTCCCGCAAAGACTTTGCCCGTAGAACCGTTAAAACCTCTCAAAGAGGCGAAAAACGAATTTGAGAGGGGATATCTTGTTCGCCTCCTTGAGTTTACTAAGGGCAATGTGAGCAAGGCGGCAGAACTGTCGGGAAGATACAGAGCCGATTTTTACAATCTTATCAAGAAGCATTATCTCAAACCTGAGCAATTTAAAACCCCCACTAAAAAAAAGTAG
- a CDS encoding HAMP domain-containing histidine kinase encodes MRSTILVRIVIGYLAIFIPVVAVSAYAFSQLSLFRKVISDILLIDNRMREIEQGLAESILAQTRYEKKYIITGDKELHKQYMIAEKDINIRINEAISIADTPRKRKTLTRVKDYYKHYHSIFNEEVEFIKTPQAYLQDDFREKKEKVVDKILGELKNLKLFSEQDTYEKIKHLRESGEKANRISMVAGACFIFSGVIIAIFITRSITRPLNFMRKKTRQVAKGDFDVSLDLSSPPEIGELAQDFNLMCNKLKQMDKMKSDFFSLMAHELRTPLASIKEGTNLLMEGIGDDNKETGKEVLTIIAEESNRLTDLVNSLLDLKKMEEGMITLNLEKSDIHALINKVVSGIAPLAMTKSVNIKVDIRQGLPYLKVDEERILQVLRNLIGNAVKFTPGGGHVAISTQLTESGVSVSVADTGPGIPKEDLNVIFDKFQQVTMTGFNEIKGTGLGLAIVKHTINAHGGKVWAESETGQGSTFIFLLPA; translated from the coding sequence ATGAGATCAACTATCCTTGTCCGTATAGTTATTGGTTATCTTGCCATATTCATTCCCGTGGTAGCAGTGAGTGCATATGCTTTTTCACAACTTTCTTTGTTTCGTAAAGTAATAAGCGATATTTTGCTGATCGACAATCGCATGAGGGAGATTGAACAAGGTCTTGCAGAATCCATTCTCGCACAAACACGCTATGAAAAAAAATATATCATCACAGGAGATAAAGAACTCCATAAACAGTATATGATAGCAGAGAAAGACATAAATATTCGCATTAACGAGGCAATATCAATAGCAGATACCCCACGTAAGAGAAAAACATTAACCAGGGTAAAAGATTACTATAAACACTACCACTCTATATTTAATGAGGAAGTAGAATTTATTAAAACTCCCCAAGCTTATCTTCAGGATGACTTCAGAGAGAAAAAAGAAAAGGTAGTAGATAAGATCCTGGGGGAGCTGAAAAATCTAAAACTTTTTTCAGAGCAGGATACCTATGAAAAAATTAAACATCTTAGAGAATCAGGGGAAAAGGCAAATAGAATTTCAATGGTAGCCGGGGCCTGTTTTATCTTTTCAGGAGTCATAATTGCTATATTTATTACCAGGAGCATCACCAGACCTCTTAACTTTATGAGGAAAAAAACGAGGCAAGTTGCAAAAGGAGATTTTGATGTGAGTTTGGATTTATCTTCTCCGCCCGAGATAGGGGAGCTTGCGCAGGATTTTAATCTTATGTGCAATAAGCTGAAGCAAATGGATAAAATGAAATCTGATTTCTTTTCGTTGATGGCTCACGAACTGCGTACGCCTCTTGCCTCTATAAAGGAAGGGACCAATCTTTTGATGGAAGGTATAGGAGATGATAATAAAGAAACAGGGAAAGAGGTCCTTACGATCATAGCAGAAGAGAGCAACCGGTTGACCGACCTGGTCAATTCTTTGCTGGATTTGAAAAAAATGGAAGAGGGGATGATAACACTTAATCTTGAAAAATCCGATATACATGCTCTTATTAATAAAGTCGTTTCAGGGATTGCTCCTTTGGCGATGACCAAAAGTGTAAATATAAAAGTGGACATACGGCAGGGCCTGCCTTATCTAAAAGTAGATGAAGAAAGAATTCTTCAGGTACTTAGGAATTTGATCGGAAATGCTGTTAAATTTACACCGGGAGGCGGCCATGTAGCGATATCCACTCAACTAACGGAAAGCGGGGTAAGTGTTTCAGTGGCGGATACCGGACCCGGCATACCCAAAGAAGATTTAAATGTGATTTTTGATAAGTTTCAGCAGGTCACCATGACGGGTTTTAATGAAATTAAGGGAACAGGGCTTGGGCTTGCTATTGTTAAACATACTATAAACGCTCATGGAGGTAAGGTTTGGGCAGAGAGCGAAACAGGACAAGGAAGTACTTTTATCTTTTTATTGCCTGCATGA
- a CDS encoding NAD(P)/FAD-dependent oxidoreductase — MLKLGEKGAIIQRDNETYAIAAHTPCGIVTPEILRKLADVAEKYKVQAMKITGATRIALVGIREEDIDNVWTDLGLKPGAAVGLCVRSVRTCPGTTFCKVGQQDSLGMGMKLDEIYHGMQLPGKFKMAVSGCNINCAESWVRDVGLFGKAKGWTLVIGGNVGAKPRIAQELLTELSDDEALLAIEKVIKYYSENAKKGERLGKMIERIGFEAVKDALV, encoded by the coding sequence ATGCTTAAACTCGGCGAAAAAGGTGCAATTATACAAAGAGATAATGAAACTTATGCTATTGCGGCACATACACCCTGCGGCATAGTAACACCGGAAATATTGCGAAAACTTGCTGATGTGGCTGAAAAATACAAAGTGCAGGCCATGAAAATTACCGGTGCAACGCGAATTGCTCTGGTAGGAATCCGGGAAGAAGATATTGACAATGTATGGACAGATCTGGGCTTAAAACCAGGTGCGGCTGTTGGGCTTTGCGTGCGAAGTGTTCGTACTTGCCCCGGAACAACTTTTTGCAAAGTTGGCCAGCAGGACTCATTAGGAATGGGTATGAAGCTTGATGAAATTTATCACGGGATGCAACTTCCCGGAAAATTCAAAATGGCCGTATCCGGATGTAATATCAATTGTGCCGAATCATGGGTTCGTGATGTTGGCCTTTTCGGAAAAGCTAAAGGCTGGACTCTTGTTATAGGTGGAAATGTTGGCGCAAAACCTAGAATTGCCCAGGAATTGTTGACTGAATTAAGTGATGATGAAGCCCTTTTGGCCATTGAGAAAGTAATCAAGTATTATTCGGAAAATGCCAAAAAAGGCGAACGTCTTGGAAAAATGATTGAACGGATAGGTTTTGAAGCGGTAAAAGACGCGCTGGTGTAA
- a CDS encoding isocitrate lyase/PEP mutase family protein, translated as MSRQAKAVKQLRELLNSDKFIIMPCCYDGLSAKLTGQSGFEVTFMSGFGVSAARLGLPDTGLISYAEMADQAQNVCNATDIPVICDGDTGYGNPVNIKRTVHGYIRAGAAGIMIEDQVSPKRCGHTRGKAVVDRDTAFNRIKAATEARNEARQNNEDIVLMARTDALATLGLDEALFRAETFINLGADIIFVEAPRNKKEMKIIAKLGGCQMANIVEHGVTPVLPPKELASMGYRIAAYPLTLLSAATYAMKKALDCLKKGEIPEEILEFTELQSIVGFPEYDKTLKRLS; from the coding sequence ATGTCCAGGCAGGCTAAAGCTGTTAAACAGCTGAGAGAGCTTTTAAACTCTGACAAATTTATCATTATGCCTTGCTGTTATGATGGCTTGAGTGCAAAATTGACAGGTCAAAGCGGTTTTGAAGTTACCTTTATGAGCGGTTTCGGTGTTTCGGCGGCTCGGCTGGGACTTCCTGATACCGGATTGATTTCATATGCAGAAATGGCTGATCAGGCACAAAATGTCTGCAATGCCACAGATATTCCTGTTATCTGTGATGGAGATACAGGATATGGCAATCCTGTTAATATCAAACGAACGGTGCACGGATATATCCGCGCAGGTGCTGCCGGAATCATGATTGAAGATCAGGTCAGTCCCAAACGATGCGGGCATACCAGGGGAAAAGCTGTGGTTGACCGCGATACGGCATTTAACAGGATCAAAGCCGCCACAGAGGCCAGAAACGAAGCAAGACAAAATAACGAAGATATTGTTCTTATGGCCCGAACGGATGCCCTGGCCACTTTAGGACTCGACGAAGCTCTTTTCCGTGCCGAAACTTTTATAAATCTGGGTGCAGATATCATCTTTGTTGAAGCTCCCCGTAATAAAAAAGAAATGAAAATAATCGCTAAACTGGGTGGCTGTCAGATGGCTAATATAGTTGAACACGGCGTAACACCGGTTTTGCCGCCGAAAGAACTTGCATCAATGGGCTACCGCATTGCAGCTTATCCCTTAACACTGCTTTCTGCTGCAACTTATGCCATGAAAAAGGCCCTTGATTGCCTTAAAAAAGGTGAGATTCCTGAGGAGATACTGGAGTTTACAGAACTCCAGTCCATAGTTGGATTTCCCGAATATGACAAAACACTGAAACGGCTTTCTTAG
- a CDS encoding rubredoxin produces MARYQSPCAKYIYDPEAGDYERNIPPGTSFEDLPDDWCCPKCGAEKEFFEEVDG; encoded by the coding sequence ATGGCACGGTATCAAAGCCCTTGTGCCAAATATATTTACGATCCTGAAGCCGGAGACTACGAGCGCAATATCCCACCGGGAACATCTTTTGAAGACTTGCCCGATGATTGGTGCTGTCCCAAATGCGGCGCAGAAAAAGAATTTTTTGAAGAAGTGGATGGCTAA
- a CDS encoding M48 family metallopeptidase: MHNTVFYIFIAIILFDFVLERTIDYLNSKTWSDKLPEEVRDVYDSEKYKKSQEYKKVNDKFSILTSSFNLVLILLMLFLGGFAFVDSMSQSLVQSSVAITLVFFAILMFCSDIINTPFAVYDTFVIEEKFGFNKTTPKIFILDKLKGWLLSAIIGGGLLALFVVFYQAAGKNFWIYAWILSSAFMIFMAMFYSTLIVPLFNKQTPLQDGELKNAIEEFAKKAGFKLDNVFVIDGSKRSSKANAYFSGLGAKKRIVLFDTLINDLTTEEIVAVLAHEIGHYKKKHTLTAMGISVIQTGLTLFILSLFIGSPALSQALGSQKASFHMGLIGFGLLYSPISAIIGLLMNAFSRRNEYEADNYAKSFNMGEELIESLKKLSRNNLSNLTPHPAYVFFHYSHPTLLQRIRAIRKH; encoded by the coding sequence ATGCATAATACTGTTTTTTATATTTTTATCGCAATTATCCTTTTTGATTTTGTTCTGGAAAGAACGATTGATTATCTGAATTCAAAAACCTGGTCAGATAAACTGCCTGAAGAAGTTCGTGATGTTTATGATTCGGAAAAATACAAAAAATCTCAGGAATATAAAAAAGTAAATGACAAATTTTCTATTCTTACAAGTAGCTTCAACCTTGTTTTGATTTTGCTGATGCTGTTTTTGGGCGGTTTTGCTTTTGTTGATTCGATGTCGCAAAGCCTTGTTCAAAGTTCTGTTGCAATTACTTTGGTGTTTTTTGCAATACTCATGTTTTGCTCTGATATTATCAACACACCGTTTGCAGTATATGATACTTTTGTTATAGAAGAAAAATTCGGGTTTAACAAAACCACTCCTAAAATATTTATTTTAGATAAGCTTAAAGGCTGGCTACTTTCGGCAATCATAGGGGGAGGACTTCTTGCCCTGTTTGTAGTATTTTATCAGGCGGCCGGGAAAAATTTCTGGATTTACGCATGGATACTATCAAGCGCTTTCATGATTTTTATGGCCATGTTTTATTCAACACTTATCGTGCCATTGTTTAATAAACAGACACCTCTTCAAGATGGTGAATTGAAAAATGCAATTGAAGAATTTGCGAAAAAAGCAGGTTTTAAGCTTGATAATGTCTTTGTTATAGACGGCTCCAAACGGTCATCAAAGGCAAATGCATATTTTAGCGGACTTGGGGCAAAAAAGAGAATAGTATTGTTTGATACTTTAATCAATGATTTGACTACCGAAGAAATAGTTGCAGTACTTGCTCATGAAATAGGCCATTACAAAAAGAAACATACCTTGACCGCCATGGGTATTTCTGTAATCCAGACAGGTCTTACGCTTTTTATTCTATCGCTTTTTATCGGCAGTCCAGCACTGTCACAGGCATTAGGCTCTCAAAAAGCAAGTTTTCATATGGGGCTTATAGGCTTTGGCTTGTTGTACAGCCCGATTTCAGCTATCATCGGTTTGCTTATGAATGCATTTTCAAGAAGAAACGAATATGAAGCAGATAATTATGCGAAAAGCTTTAATATGGGTGAAGAGCTTATAGAATCGCTAAAAAAACTCAGCCGAAATAACCTGTCAAACCTGACTCCGCATCCGGCATATGTATTTTTCCACTACTCACATCCGACATTATTACAACGTATCCGGGCTATCAGAAAACACTAA